One genomic window of Paenisporosarcina antarctica includes the following:
- a CDS encoding SCO family protein yields MLKNKTTIASALVLLFGILVFYVGTDGFHAFTSESARTYKLVNNKSFFPEVTLEDSSERTFTFDKFADGKYVLVTFMYTNCGTVCPILEMNMAEVYDLLPSEFLGKDIVFLSISFDAERDDPETLAQYGSYFGSDGETWRMARINDQFELDTVLDDLGITVIPDGQGDFQHNVAFYLFGKQGHLLEVMDFSKIEEATNTVLSYLNNEGNNQ; encoded by the coding sequence ATGCTTAAGAATAAGACCACCATCGCTAGTGCTCTAGTTTTATTGTTTGGAATTCTCGTGTTCTATGTAGGAACTGATGGATTCCATGCCTTTACTTCTGAAAGTGCCAGGACATATAAACTCGTTAACAACAAATCTTTCTTTCCAGAAGTCACTTTAGAGGATAGTAGCGAACGAACATTTACATTTGATAAGTTTGCTGATGGTAAATATGTGCTTGTTACTTTTATGTATACAAACTGCGGTACCGTATGCCCTATATTAGAGATGAATATGGCCGAGGTCTATGATTTACTACCTAGTGAATTTTTAGGAAAGGATATTGTATTTTTAAGTATTAGTTTTGATGCAGAACGTGATGATCCAGAAACGTTAGCTCAATATGGCTCTTATTTTGGCAGTGATGGTGAGACCTGGCGGATGGCCCGAATAAATGATCAATTCGAATTGGATACAGTTTTAGATGATCTTGGTATTACAGTCATACCAGATGGTCAGGGAGATTTTCAGCATAACGTAGCGTTTTATTTGTTTGGTAAACAAGGACATTTACTTGAAGTCATGGACTTTTCTAAAATCGAGGAAGCAACCAATACTGTTCTATCATATTTGAATAATGAGGGGAATAATCAATGA
- a CDS encoding Crp/Fnr family transcriptional regulator, with protein sequence MNPQSIQDLLQKFTLFKDLSNEEMSSIVELAKSRRYKKGTHIFFQGDTLTNVYFIDQGAVKIYKTDIHGKEQIVNVLSPGQMFPHQGFFRQDNCPANVEVAEDAKLIYIPIHLFEIFLYNNPGTSVKLFKVLGDLIVDLQKRLEEQILHNTFEQIIMLILRLLDTHGTKIDEDSFILSTHFTNQELANMIGSSRETVSRTLSQLKKLKVVTTNDKGDLVFNKKGLEELF encoded by the coding sequence ATGAATCCTCAGTCAATACAAGATCTATTACAAAAATTCACTTTATTCAAAGATTTATCTAATGAAGAGATGTCATCTATCGTTGAATTGGCAAAATCCAGAAGATATAAAAAAGGCACACATATATTTTTTCAAGGCGACACGCTCACCAACGTTTATTTCATCGACCAAGGAGCAGTAAAAATATATAAAACAGACATTCACGGCAAAGAACAAATTGTTAATGTTCTTAGTCCTGGTCAAATGTTTCCTCATCAAGGTTTTTTCCGACAAGATAACTGCCCGGCAAATGTTGAAGTTGCCGAAGACGCCAAGTTGATTTATATACCGATTCACTTATTTGAAATCTTTTTATACAATAATCCAGGTACTAGCGTTAAGTTATTTAAAGTATTAGGTGATTTAATAGTGGATTTGCAAAAACGGTTAGAAGAGCAGATTCTTCACAATACTTTTGAACAAATTATCATGTTGATATTACGATTATTGGATACCCATGGTACTAAGATAGATGAAGATTCATTTATACTTAGTACACACTTTACAAATCAGGAATTAGCCAACATGATTGGTTCTAGCAGAGAAACTGTTAGTAGAACATTAAGCCAACTGAAAAAACTGAAAGTAGTTACAACTAATGACAAAGGTGACTTAGTTTTTAATAAGAAAGGATTAGAAGAATTATTTTAA
- a CDS encoding cbb3-type cytochrome c oxidase subunit I — MVLKNRETHETVEKHSKKILGVNTKDAKLSLAFLTVSFISLLIGGVLGLLQGLERSGLLQLPSWLNYYQVLTAHGILLLIVFTATFSIGYLYAGFSHTLGGLLAKVRKMAWVGFVLMVIGVVLVVTTIVMGDASVMYTFYPPLAAAPMFYIGLVFIVLGIWACCFGVFVNYRHWRKTHRGQVTPLFAFFTMGVFVLWFFGSISVTVEVFMLIAWSLGWIETINVMLSRTLFWSFGHTLVNIWYIVAISAWYVVIPKIIGGRLFSDKLARVVVIALVILNIPGGFHHTIVDPGITQNVKFLHLIMSISIGIPSLMTAFAMFAVFERTGRKLGGKGLFGWIKKLPWKDVRFLAPMIAMISFIPGGAGGIVNTSNQLNQVIHNTMWVVGHFHITVGTSVVLTFFGICYWLIPYLSKREFTPQMNKLGLIQTYIWTIGMILMAGSMHLVGLLGDPRRTSNTTYGDHEVALSWVPYEYVFAIGGTLLMIGVIIQVYAVFHMMFLSPKGYTEFPIAEPEDDALLTPLWTERWGLWIVLLLLVVVMAYAPIMSLIYNAPPGSPPFKTW, encoded by the coding sequence ATGGTACTGAAAAACCGTGAAACACATGAAACAGTAGAAAAACATTCAAAAAAAATATTAGGTGTAAACACAAAAGATGCAAAATTATCACTAGCATTCCTAACTGTATCATTTATATCACTGCTCATTGGTGGGGTTTTAGGCTTATTACAAGGTTTAGAACGATCAGGCTTATTACAGTTACCATCATGGCTTAATTATTATCAAGTGTTAACAGCACACGGAATTTTATTACTTATTGTCTTTACAGCTACTTTTAGTATTGGTTATCTATATGCTGGGTTTTCTCACACATTGGGAGGACTATTAGCAAAGGTTCGGAAAATGGCTTGGGTTGGCTTTGTTTTAATGGTGATTGGTGTAGTACTTGTAGTTACAACGATCGTCATGGGTGATGCATCTGTGATGTACACTTTCTATCCACCACTTGCCGCTGCGCCAATGTTTTACATCGGCTTGGTTTTTATTGTACTGGGAATATGGGCGTGCTGTTTTGGAGTATTTGTCAACTACCGTCATTGGAGAAAGACCCATCGCGGCCAAGTAACTCCGCTATTTGCCTTTTTTACAATGGGTGTGTTTGTCTTATGGTTTTTCGGAAGTATTAGTGTAACTGTAGAAGTGTTTATGCTGATTGCCTGGTCTTTAGGGTGGATAGAAACCATTAATGTCATGCTTAGTCGAACACTGTTCTGGAGCTTCGGTCACACATTGGTAAACATCTGGTACATAGTTGCGATTTCAGCATGGTATGTAGTTATTCCAAAAATTATCGGTGGGAGATTATTTAGTGATAAACTAGCTCGGGTTGTTGTGATTGCATTAGTTATATTAAATATACCCGGTGGATTTCACCATACAATTGTTGACCCGGGTATCACACAAAACGTTAAATTCTTACATCTTATTATGAGTATCTCAATCGGTATTCCTTCACTAATGACTGCTTTTGCAATGTTTGCTGTCTTTGAACGTACAGGCAGAAAGCTAGGTGGAAAAGGATTATTTGGTTGGATTAAGAAACTCCCATGGAAGGATGTTCGTTTCCTGGCACCAATGATTGCAATGATATCCTTTATTCCTGGTGGGGCAGGAGGGATTGTTAATACTAGTAATCAATTAAATCAAGTTATTCATAACACCATGTGGGTAGTCGGACACTTCCATATAACAGTCGGAACGTCAGTCGTGCTCACATTCTTTGGAATTTGCTATTGGTTAATTCCCTACTTATCCAAACGTGAATTCACTCCACAAATGAATAAACTAGGACTCATCCAAACTTATATTTGGACTATAGGTATGATTTTAATGGCTGGTTCAATGCATTTAGTTGGGTTGCTGGGTGACCCAAGACGAACTTCTAATACGACATATGGCGATCACGAAGTAGCATTAAGTTGGGTGCCTTATGAGTATGTGTTCGCCATTGGAGGGACGTTATTAATGATTGGTGTCATCATTCAAGTTTACGCTGTTTTTCACATGATGTTTCTTTCTCCAAAAGGCTATACAGAATTTCCAATTGCTGAGCCTGAGGATGATGCATTACTTACACCTTTATGGACTGAGCGTTGGGGTCTGTGGATTGTACTATTACTTTTAGTTGTCGTGATGGCCTATGCTCCAATTATGAGTTTAATCTATAATGCACCTCCAGGATCACCACCTTTTAAAACATGGTAA
- a CDS encoding cytochrome c oxidase subunit 2A, producing MTVGQFSKEKKSKSEEENSLWGTLVSVGFVSTVIIVMWIGVFWLFMSRV from the coding sequence ATGACTGTTGGTCAGTTTTCTAAAGAAAAAAAGAGTAAGTCGGAAGAGGAAAATTCCTTGTGGGGTACGCTGGTATCAGTAGGATTTGTTAGTACTGTTATTATCGTGATGTGGATTGGTGTGTTCTGGTTATTTATGTCAAGAGTATAG
- a CDS encoding YwiC-like family protein yields the protein MKLYMSKQHGAWAMLVVPFVLGMVAGGFDWLQIVLAIGWVPLYLSTYPLVQAIKKKKVKFHMTWFYRYFFTAIVFIIPVVVMRPSIGFVGLLMIPFFLLNIYFGIRNKDRYFWNDISAIIAFSLSSIATYMLGANQINTLAWLIVGVSVLFFVGSTFFVKTVLREKKNQKFRWLSWIYHSLVPLAFLVIGKWLIALAFLPSLIRAIGGPRIPMRPMKMGILEIVNALIFFIVMSIHFYS from the coding sequence GTGAAACTATATATGTCAAAGCAGCATGGTGCCTGGGCCATGTTAGTTGTTCCCTTTGTCTTAGGAATGGTAGCTGGTGGTTTTGATTGGCTACAAATAGTTCTTGCAATAGGATGGGTACCTCTTTATCTATCTACGTATCCCCTAGTGCAAGCGATAAAAAAGAAGAAAGTTAAATTTCATATGACTTGGTTTTATCGATACTTTTTTACTGCAATTGTATTTATAATTCCAGTGGTCGTGATGAGACCTTCCATTGGATTCGTTGGGTTGTTAATGATACCTTTCTTTTTATTAAACATCTATTTCGGAATTCGAAATAAAGACAGATATTTCTGGAATGATATTAGTGCAATTATTGCTTTTTCCCTAAGCTCGATTGCTACTTATATGCTTGGAGCCAACCAAATTAACACACTAGCCTGGCTGATAGTAGGTGTATCTGTATTATTCTTCGTTGGTAGTACATTTTTCGTGAAAACAGTGTTACGAGAAAAAAAGAATCAAAAGTTTCGCTGGTTATCGTGGATCTATCATAGCTTAGTCCCTTTAGCTTTTCTGGTTATTGGAAAATGGTTGATTGCTCTTGCATTTTTGCCCAGTTTAATCCGAGCTATTGGGGGTCCAAGAATACCAATGCGCCCTATGAAAATGGGGATTTTGGAAATAGTTAATGCGTTAATCTTCTTTATCGTCATGAGTATACACTTTTATTCATGA
- a CDS encoding cytochrome c oxidase subunit II — MHRAEEIWISIIVGVLILFMVILGYQTFALSMGPPSGMETIDPQKVDQTAPFDKPGIYEIGENEYEVIMTLEVFAFNPSNIEIPVGSEVHFKMTSKDVTHGVQVPGTNINAMVTPGHIQQISHTFTEPGEYLFLCNEYCGVGHQSMYTTIVVK, encoded by the coding sequence ATGCATAGAGCAGAAGAAATTTGGATTTCGATAATTGTAGGCGTGTTAATACTTTTCATGGTGATCCTGGGTTATCAAACATTTGCATTGAGTATGGGACCGCCGAGTGGTATGGAGACGATTGATCCACAGAAAGTAGATCAAACAGCTCCATTTGATAAACCTGGTATTTATGAAATTGGTGAGAACGAGTATGAAGTAATCATGACATTAGAGGTATTTGCGTTTAATCCAAGTAATATAGAAATTCCGGTAGGATCAGAAGTACATTTCAAAATGACATCAAAGGATGTAACTCATGGAGTTCAGGTTCCAGGCACGAATATAAATGCCATGGTTACACCAGGACATATTCAGCAAATATCACATACGTTTACGGAACCGGGTGAATATTTATTTTTATGTAATGAATATTGTGGTGTTGGTCACCAGTCGATGTACACGACAATTGTGGTGAAGTAA
- the hemY gene encoding protoporphyrinogen oxidase gives MSKDKHIAIVGGGIAGLTAAYYLQKEIKEKQLPYKIKLIEASDNLGGKIKTIKKDGYMIERGPDSFLIRKQSAARLVKEVGLEHDLVKNGTGQSFILVKNKLHKMPSGSFMGIPTEVRPFLFSRLFSTKGKLRASCDVVLPRGEQVSDQSLGKFFRRRFGDELVDNLVEPLLSGIYAGDINELSLMATFPNFYQLEQKHRSLVRGLQTSMPKKKKTKGSKPSMFYSLKNGLQSLVEAVEEKLEDGTVMKGISVENIERKDNKYYLQFRNGESYLADAVILATPAFAMQQMFHQYEFMVPVKEMVPTSSVANIALAFDASAIKKDMDGTGFVVARNSDYRITACTWTHKKWPKIATPEGKVLLRCFLGKPGDEGVVNLSDQELTDIALNDLSKLMNITQKPEFSVVTRWVNAMPQYTVGHKDRLDKLTEQMKEKIPGVYLAGASYHGIGIPDCIDQGEAAVVNVLQYLKS, from the coding sequence AATTAAAACAATTAAGAAGGATGGCTACATGATTGAACGTGGTCCAGATTCTTTTTTAATAAGGAAACAGTCTGCTGCAAGATTAGTGAAAGAAGTAGGTTTGGAGCATGACTTAGTTAAAAATGGAACAGGACAATCTTTTATTTTAGTGAAAAATAAGCTTCATAAGATGCCAAGTGGATCATTTATGGGGATTCCAACTGAAGTAAGACCATTTTTGTTTTCTCGCCTTTTCTCCACTAAAGGAAAATTACGAGCTTCCTGTGATGTAGTTTTACCAAGGGGTGAGCAAGTAAGTGATCAATCGTTAGGTAAATTTTTTCGGAGACGCTTTGGTGATGAATTAGTCGATAATCTTGTAGAGCCTTTACTTTCTGGTATATATGCTGGAGATATTAACGAATTAAGCTTAATGGCAACCTTCCCCAATTTTTATCAACTTGAACAAAAGCATCGAAGTCTTGTTCGAGGCTTACAAACTTCAATGCCGAAAAAGAAAAAGACCAAAGGGTCAAAACCAAGCATGTTCTATAGCTTAAAAAACGGACTACAGTCATTAGTAGAAGCGGTCGAAGAGAAATTAGAAGATGGCACTGTCATGAAGGGCATTTCTGTAGAGAACATCGAACGAAAAGATAATAAATACTATTTGCAATTTAGAAATGGTGAAAGTTATCTGGCGGATGCGGTCATATTAGCTACTCCAGCATTTGCTATGCAACAGATGTTTCACCAATATGAGTTTATGGTTCCGGTGAAAGAAATGGTACCAACATCCTCTGTTGCAAATATAGCTTTGGCATTTGATGCATCAGCAATAAAGAAGGATATGGACGGGACTGGATTTGTTGTTGCTAGAAATAGTGACTATCGAATCACTGCATGTACATGGACCCATAAAAAATGGCCGAAAATAGCAACACCAGAAGGTAAAGTGCTTTTACGATGTTTCTTAGGTAAACCAGGCGATGAAGGTGTAGTTAATTTGTCGGATCAAGAATTGACTGACATTGCATTGAATGATTTAAGTAAACTCATGAATATCACTCAAAAACCTGAGTTTTCAGTTGTTACAAGATGGGTAAATGCCATGCCACAATATACAGTTGGACATAAAGACAGACTTGATAAATTGACTGAACAAATGAAAGAAAAGATTCCAGGTGTATATTTAGCGGGTGCATCTTATCATGGGATTGGTATTCCAGATTGTATAGATCAGGGTGAAGCGGCAGTTGTTAATGTATTGCAATACTTAAAATCCTAG